CTGCTGCAGATGCTTATACTGCGGTATTACGCGGCGCAGGTTGCAGTTTACCCAATAGAGATACGCTGGATGCAAGGATCATAAAAGATGTTATCAACCGTACCGGGAAAATTATCGATGTGCAAGGTGGCTATGCTCACGGTACTGCCTATGCGCAAACGGTAAATGCGTGGCCGGCATTACTCTCCACAACACCACCTGTTACCACCAATGCCGACAATGTTCCTGATGTATGGTTGGCGCAACGAGGTTTAACAGGTTCAGCTTTGAGCGGTGCAGGAGGATATCACAGTAACGGCTATACGCATCTGGAGAATTTTTTAAATGGGGATACGATCGTTGCTCCCGGAGTTAGTAATCAATGTGTGTATTACCCTGATATCACCGGTTCCGGTAGCGGTAAATGGATCAATATAAAAGATACCACCTATGGTTATTACGCATCTCCAAATTATTTGAATTCAACTGATACCAATAATATCATTGCTTCTTTATATGATGATGGAAGCTTTGGCTCTGTATATGGATCGTATTATACCACCAATGTCACCCGCTATGCCACAGGACTTTCTACAGGACCGGCGCCTTACCTGAACCGGAACTTTTATATGAATGGTGATTTGGAATTGCAACCAATTATAACGCCTGTTACAGTTCGTTTGTATTTTACTAAAGAAGAGTTTAACGCCTTGAAAACTGCAAATCCGCTCATAAACACCGTTGCTGATCTGGCTGTTTATATAGATGGCACCAGCGGTGATGTAGACAATTCTTCTTGTATTACTCAAATGAAAACATTCGGGATTAAAATTTACCCGGGAAGCTATGGCACTTATGGAACTTATCAAACAGGATATTACCTGGAATTTGTTACAACAACTTTAAAGAATTTTTTTATTGCAGGGAAAGATAATCCTGTTCCGCTTCGTTTAATTTCTTTTATTGCTTCGCAGGATGAAGGTGCTGTTCAGCTAAACTGGAAAACAGAAAACGAAACGAATACGCAGGATTTTTTGGTAGAAAGAAGTGCTGATGGAAAACAGTTTACACCCATTGGAACAATTGCTGCAAAAAATGTTACGAGTGCAAACCTTTATTCTTTTAAGGATGATAACGCCATAAACGGAACAGCTTATTATCGTTTGAGAATAAATGATAAGGACGGGAATTTTATCTACAGTACTATAGCAACTATCACATCCAGCCTTGTAAACATATTACGTATTGTACCAAACCCTGCAACAGACGCTGTAACGGTATATCACCCTAAGACGTCAACTTCTGCTTATTTGCGAATTATGAGCAGTGAAGGAAAACAAATTGTTCAACAAAAGCTAGGGACCGGTAACACTAAAACAGCCTTGAATATTTCAGGCTTTCCTAAGGGAGTTTACCAGCTGGTATTTACAAATGAGGGCACTATTAGAACGGCACAATTAATCATACAATAAAAGATTAGAATTAGGAATATGATCGTTTTATAGGCAGGAATAACTGGCAACGTTTGCGTAAAAAAACTCATTACTTGCGCAATAAAGCTAGATTTGTTCGGTCATCGTATTCTTTTTTCGTATAAATTTGGCTTTCATTCGTAACCCTTAGAAATTTATTGCCAATATACCTTCATGTATCAACGTTTGCACAATTTTTAATCTTTTTATTCAAGTATTTATCTTACAACTCTAAAATTTAAAATTTATGAAGAAGTTTTTTACATTTTTTCTTTTATTAACATGTGCTGCTTCGGCAAATCTTAAAGCGCAATATTTATGGCGCGAGGGTTTTAACGATGCTAACAGCACTATTACAGGAACCAACCCTAATGCTGGACCATCTGTTAGCTCATGGGGAGCAGGAGTTGAAAGTGCGCCTTTTGGAACATGGTATTTACATAATGCTTACCGTACAACTGGGTCTGGTTGTGTGTCAGGAGCATCTGGTGCTAACCAACACTTAAGAACAATTCAAGGAGCGAATTTAGCACCTTCAAATGCAGCTGATTCTCCTTACTTCGCTACTCCTATAATTGCTCCTGGTTATGGCGTAAAAGAAATTCATTTTGCACGTAGTGGTACAATAAGAAGATATTCAATATACGTTTCTACAGATACTGTGGCTACTGTTGCTCCATATAGCTCTCCAAGCTGGACACTTGTTCAAGGTGTTCCAAGCACTCACAATGAATGTACTTCCGGAGTTGATACATTTGTAACTGTACCTTCAGGTATTGCTGCCAATGTTAAAAGAGTTGCATTTGTAGTTAGCCAGGCTGCTAATGCTGATATTGATAGTATCGGTATTATCCCTGTTAACCCACTTCCTGTTAAATTCAGCAGCGTTAATGCTAATTATACCAGCGGCGTTGTGAAAATCAACTGGACGAATGAAACTGAAATTAATACGTCAAGCTATGAAGTTGAAAGATCAACAGACGGTAAAACATTTACATCAGTTGGTTCTGTAGCTGCTACTAATGTACGTGGCTATTCTTTCATCGATAATTCATCTTTATCAGGTACAAGCTATTATCGTATTAAAGCTGTTGATGCAAATGGTGCATTGACTTACAGTAATGTCGTTAAAGTAAGTGCAGATAGCAAAGCAGCTGAAATGGTGGTTTCTCCAAACCCTGTAACCGGCGGAACACTTGGCTTGCGTTTAAACAATTTTGCAGCTGGTCAATACACATTGAATATCTTCAATACAGGTAGTCAAAAAGTATTTAGCGGTTCTGTATCTCATGCTGGCGGTAGTTCTATTCAAACAATTATATTACCTGCATCTGTTAAAAAAGGATTATACACTGTAAGCTTAACAAATGGTGCATCTAAATTTGTTAAAACAATAGTAGTAGAATAATTTTTATAAATGAACCTATAAAAGTAAGAGGCTGACTTAATTGCAGCCTCTTCTTTTTTATATCAATTTAAAACATTGCAACTTTGCTTGTCTGCATAAAAAAATTAGCTATGAAACGATTTCTTTTATCCATATCATTACTTGCTTCAATAGCCTTAGTAAAAGCACAAACTAAAAATATTACAGTCGCACAAGATGGATCTGGTAATTATAAAACCGTACAAGAAGCATTAAACCAGGTGCCTGCTGATAATAAAACACCTTTTGTCATCCATATAAAAAATGGTATTTATAAAGAAAGGTTGATACTGGATACAAGAAGAAATTTTGTGACATTGATAGGAGAGGATAAAGACAAAACAATTCTTACCTATGATAATCATGTAGGCATGGCTTTTCCAAACGGTGACTCGGTTACTACCTGGTCATCTGCTTCTTTCTTTATTTATGGTAATGATTTTACCGCAAAGAATATTACTTTTCAGAATAATGCAGGCTTTACAGCAGGACAGGCTGTTGCTTTATTTGTAAACGGAACAAGAGAGCGTTTTAAGAACTGTAAATTGGTTGGCTTCCAGGATGTGCTCTTTTGCAGCGGACAAGGAGCGAAACAATATTATGAAGATTGTTATATCGAAGGCACAACAGATTTCATCTTTGGTCCTGCAACGGCAGTATTTAAAAACTGCCATATTCATAGTAAAAAGAACTCACACGTTACGGCAGCATCTACTCCAAGAGAAATGAAATATGGTTTTGTTTTCATCGATTGTAAATTAACTGCAGATACAGGACTTAATAAAGTATCACTAGGAAGACCTTGGCAACCTTATGCGGCTGTTACTTATATTCATTGTGATATTGGCGATCATATTGTTCCTGAAGGATGGAACAATTGGAAGAACCCGGATAATGAAAAAACGGCTCGCTATGCAGAATATAATAGTTATGGAGCTGGCGCAAATCCATCTGCCCGTTTTCCATGGACAAAACAATTAACCAAAGAAGAATATGATGAAAAATATTCTTCCATCGAAAAAATTTTAGGCGGGTGGGATCCGCAAAAAGATCTGTAATAAACTCTTCAAAATAATTTAATCAGTAGTCATAAAAATTATAACGAATACAAATGAAAATAATTAACACGGCACTTTGCTCTTTCGGAATGTCAGGCTGCGTATTTCATGCGCCATTTATAAATGTTCATCCCAGCTTTAAATTAAAAGGTGCATGGGAACGTAGCAAAAAACTTATTCAGCAAAAATACCCGGATGCTGTTTCTTATAGTTCTTATGAAGAGTTGTTAGCAGATAAAGATGTTGATCTGGTAGTAGTAAATACACCTAATTATACGCATTATGAATATGCTAAACTAGCATTGCAAGC
The Ferruginibacter albus DNA segment above includes these coding regions:
- a CDS encoding T9SS type A sorting domain-containing protein — protein: MKKYLPLLLTLILVNTIKSYSQVVAFPGAEGAGKNTTGGRGTSIVASKVFAVTSLADDGSAGTLRWALDQSGTTYPYRTIIFRISGTIHLTSALKITKANTTIAGQTAPGQGICLADYPVSVSADNVIVRYIRFRMGDKNQNLGMVNGSGNDDAFDGTGRNHVIIDHCTMSWSDDEACSFYRGDSVTLQWNIISEPLNYSYHFETGDADFEHHGYGGIWGGAHATFHHNLIAHCQGRAPRFDGSRNLGNGSTPGLENADFVNNVIYNWGNYNANGGEGGNYNIINNYYKYGPSTSHSNSGGVKITQMVINPFEQASPALPYGKYYLSGNYVDAASAVIANNWLGAAFSGGNLTDTANSKVTTPFTIVPINTQTAADAYTAVLRGAGCSLPNRDTLDARIIKDVINRTGKIIDVQGGYAHGTAYAQTVNAWPALLSTTPPVTTNADNVPDVWLAQRGLTGSALSGAGGYHSNGYTHLENFLNGDTIVAPGVSNQCVYYPDITGSGSGKWINIKDTTYGYYASPNYLNSTDTNNIIASLYDDGSFGSVYGSYYTTNVTRYATGLSTGPAPYLNRNFYMNGDLELQPIITPVTVRLYFTKEEFNALKTANPLINTVADLAVYIDGTSGDVDNSSCITQMKTFGIKIYPGSYGTYGTYQTGYYLEFVTTTLKNFFIAGKDNPVPLRLISFIASQDEGAVQLNWKTENETNTQDFLVERSADGKQFTPIGTIAAKNVTSANLYSFKDDNAINGTAYYRLRINDKDGNFIYSTIATITSSLVNILRIVPNPATDAVTVYHPKTSTSAYLRIMSSEGKQIVQQKLGTGNTKTALNISGFPKGVYQLVFTNEGTIRTAQLIIQ
- a CDS encoding T9SS type A sorting domain-containing protein yields the protein MKKFFTFFLLLTCAASANLKAQYLWREGFNDANSTITGTNPNAGPSVSSWGAGVESAPFGTWYLHNAYRTTGSGCVSGASGANQHLRTIQGANLAPSNAADSPYFATPIIAPGYGVKEIHFARSGTIRRYSIYVSTDTVATVAPYSSPSWTLVQGVPSTHNECTSGVDTFVTVPSGIAANVKRVAFVVSQAANADIDSIGIIPVNPLPVKFSSVNANYTSGVVKINWTNETEINTSSYEVERSTDGKTFTSVGSVAATNVRGYSFIDNSSLSGTSYYRIKAVDANGALTYSNVVKVSADSKAAEMVVSPNPVTGGTLGLRLNNFAAGQYTLNIFNTGSQKVFSGSVSHAGGSSIQTIILPASVKKGLYTVSLTNGASKFVKTIVVE
- a CDS encoding pectinesterase family protein, which codes for MKRFLLSISLLASIALVKAQTKNITVAQDGSGNYKTVQEALNQVPADNKTPFVIHIKNGIYKERLILDTRRNFVTLIGEDKDKTILTYDNHVGMAFPNGDSVTTWSSASFFIYGNDFTAKNITFQNNAGFTAGQAVALFVNGTRERFKNCKLVGFQDVLFCSGQGAKQYYEDCYIEGTTDFIFGPATAVFKNCHIHSKKNSHVTAASTPREMKYGFVFIDCKLTADTGLNKVSLGRPWQPYAAVTYIHCDIGDHIVPEGWNNWKNPDNEKTARYAEYNSYGAGANPSARFPWTKQLTKEEYDEKYSSIEKILGGWDPQKDL